Genomic window (Fragaria vesca subsp. vesca unplaced genomic scaffold, FraVesHawaii_1.0 scf0512064, whole genome shotgun sequence):
ccttagaaattaaatttggggaaacataaatattttaattattaatttattttttggtccactcactctaatgttattaaatgttttcccctgggcccttcgttttaaattgcccagtctgcagagttcgggttggatctagtaggagacgaggcatagtcacccgtcTTTTCGGCctagttttcatcagtaggttacctgttcaacctacttgtgttttcttgcttccgcttgtgtttagtagctctgaatactttagaattttgtatattatgtgatattcagaagcgttaaattaagagtgtaatatgaaattttcgagttagggttgtccatctgcaagggagattttcttaatcttttcagtaaattttccttggaggtggtccccgcacgacttactctgggtttcagggtgaaattcggggtgggtcgtgtcagtagATCACTTCATTTAACGATCTCAGTCGTTGATcatctagattcatatgcaagaaacatgtctacaaaatttcaactaattccataatcatttggtcattcaaattgatgtaaacaattgtaggccgttagataaaattaaaaagaatattgtgttaatcaaatggttaaacgtttttcattttggctaattttttgtatgattcatACGTGGGTAAGTAGTTAGGGAATgagtggctttgattgtcaaaatacatgctataactaaaaacatccttactttaagaatttaaggAGGTCTTCTCTAAATCCAGACTCTCTATGTATAGGCCATATCATGTATcgaattttgaaaataaaataaaaaagaaaaatcgctatcgaatttcttttggatgattacgtatatatatactttattttggacgaattatatatttatatatatgtaaaaaaaaattggacgaaattgttttttcttggacaaattatatatgtaaatatagaTTTATAAGAATTCgtgtttttgaacaagtatattctcagaaatatatgtattttcacattATATGTTACGTTTAATCTAAGCATGATTgtgaggaaaaggaaaaaagaaagaaaaggctagaaatatatatttttaattataaaagaaatttttttttctcttaataaaaagacaataaTTTATAGCTATTGGATTTAGAAagataagattgtatttttccttaaaaactacatgacataatctttttaattggtgatgTGTCTAGGTGACAAGAGCATGCCACATAAGATTAATACCATAAATCTTAGGCTTTATTAAGGCCAataattattttcatatatattatatatatggggCGGATCCATGACATATAagattataattaaaattataacCAGAATATCATACATTAAATCTAATAACAACTAACGGTTGAGATTAGTCATAAAAActaaatctttttcttttcttttctttttctttaaatcaattaatgaaGTCTATctattaaaaacataataaaatttgatGATTACCTACTCTCATTttgaaatacaattaaaagaaaattaatgatTTCTTATTAGAACTCATTTACTagataaaaaaggaaaaaaaaattaatataagaTAAAACTCATTTACCAGAGAGTACGATCTACATTTCGTAAGGATTCTACTCATTCTGGTCAGTTTActtaaaacaataaagaaatGGTGGCACTTGATTGAACACACACTTTTGGTCAATGATTGAAGTCTATTAATTATACTACTTATATATAACCCCGCGCGCATCGTCCTCCTCCACCACAAACCAATCCACATCTCGTCTTCAGTCCTGcgttcttcttctgcttcaacTATGGACCAGTTGAAACCTAGTACTGCAAATCTCTGCCGTCAAACCCCCCTTGACTTCTTGGAACGAGCAGCTATCGTCTACGGCGACTGCCCCTCCATCATCTAcagctccaccaccaccttcacCTGGTCCCAAACCCACCGTCGATGTCTCCAGCTGGCCTCCTCCATCTCCACCGTCGTCGACAAGTCCCAGGTTGTCTCCGTGGTGGCCCCCAACACTCCTGCCATGTACGAACTCCAGTTCGCTGTTCCCATGTCGGGAGCCATCCTCAACAACATCAACACCCGCTTCGACCCCCACGCCGTCTCCGTGATCCTCCAACACAGCCAATCCAAGCTCGTCTTCGTCGACTCCCTCTCCCTCACCCTCGTCCTCCACGCCCTCTCCTTGTTCCCCTCTCACATCCCAACTCCGCCTCTCGTCCTCATCAACGATCTTCACTCCACTTCCAGCTCAGTCTCCGCCGTCGACCTCGTAGTCGACACGTACGACAACATGGTGGCGAAAGGCGACCCCGGATTCGTTTGGGTCCGGCCGGCAAGCGAGTGGGACCCGATGGTGCTCAACTACACGTCAGGGACGACGTCGGCTCCGAAAGGCGTAGTGCACTGCCACAGGGCTCTGTTCCTCGTCAGCCTAGTCTCTATCATCGACTGGTCGGTACCCAAGAACTGTGTGTACCTGTGGACCCTACCGATGTTCCATGCCAACGGGTGGTGCTTCCCGTGGGCCATGGCCGCCGTGGGTGGGACCAACATCTGCCTCCGCAAGTTCGACGGTCCTGTAATCTACGATCTCATTCAGAAACACAGAGTCACTCACATGTGCGCTGCACCTGTCGTTCTCAACATGCTGGTCAACCACCCGAGACCCGACCCGCTTCCGAACCCGGTTTGCATCTTGACCGGCGGAGCTCCGCCTCCTTCGAGCGTGCTGCTCCGGGCGGAGTCGCTAGGGTTTGTTGTCAGTCACGGCTACGGGTTGACTGAAACGGCCGGTGTGGTGGTGTCGTGTGCGTGGAAGCCGGAGTGGGGTAAGTTTCCGGTGACGGAGAAGGCGAGGTTGAAGGCCAGGCAAGGAGTGGGGACGGTTGGGACGACGGAGGTGGATGTGGTGGATCCGGATTCGGGTTTGAGCGTGAAGCGAAACGGGTCTGATATTGGAGAGATCGTTATTCGAGGCGGGTGCGTCATGTTGGGCTATTTGAAAGACCCGGAAACGACGAGCAGAGCCCTGAAACGTAACGGGTGGTTTTACACCGGCGATGTCGGGGTTATGCATCCGGACGGGTACCTGGAGATAAAGGACCGATCCAAGGACGTGATCATAAGCGGTGGAGAGAACTTGAGCAGCGTGGAGGTGGAGTCGGTTCTGTACACCCACGCCGCCGTGAACGAGGCGGCTGTGGTGGCCAGGCCTGACGAGTTTTGGGGGGAGACGCCTTGCGCGTTTGTGAGCCTGAAGGGTGACGTAAGCCCGAGGCCGACGGAGAAGGAGATAATAGAGTATTGTAGAGGGAAGCTGCCGAGTTTCATGGTCCCGAAGACGGTGGTGTTCAAGGAGGAGCTGCCGAAGACGTCGACGGGGAAGATTCAGAAGTCTGTGCTGAGAGAGATTGCTAAAAGTATTGGGTCATCGTCGGCGTCGACGATGATTAGTCGATTGTAATGGAGACATTAACGAATAATAAAGTTGATCGATGCATGTGTTAAAGGGGAATTTCTGCTATACCAAACGGTCCAAACCCGTGTTGAAGAAGATTCTGTTTGTATTTGGTctatttttataattaattgTCTTCATCCCTGCCGGACTGGGATCGTCAATTACTATGATAAATAAGACCTATTTTTCAAGTTAACTAATAGTCAAGCTGAAACTCACTGCTGGGGCTGGGGCTGGGGCTGGTTGTTGCTTGCTCCATTCATTACTTTgcaatttctcttttcctttcttttcttccatcttTTTTCAGATCAAGTTCATTTGATATGTGCCAAAATTGGAGCAGGTGGTGTCATTTGAGATGTTAATGGTCATTGGATTTCTGGATTTCAAATCAATCTTGGCACTGAAGCTATTATTGATGTTGAAGCTTGAGGCCTTTACTATAGTTCGAAGATTGGAAGAAATTTAAATATCTCTAATCCCGAGATAAGAGTCTCCCGTTCATGCTATTGCTCCCTATTTAGATGATTTGGATGGTATTGCTAGATTAAGAAAGTCTGGGAACTCTGCTGTTCCACTTTGCAGCgtaccaaaacaaagaaaagaaatggggctagaaaaaaaaacccaacagTGCCTCTCAAGTCTAATATACAGAACTTGGAGTTTGACGAAACAGAAATAAAACTATAGGTGAGCAGAAAAATATCCTAACTAAAGAGTGTTAGCATATAAATAGTGAAATTTTTGTTAAACCCTATAAGACACCATGAAAGTGAAAACTACGTCTAATTGAATTAGGGACCTGTAGATAAGACATTTTTTCTATATCTGTAACCTTATACTACAACTGCCTCCCAGTAAAGAGATTAGAATATCTCTTTTCTCATCAATCACCTTGTTTACCACGAAAACTGTTTCCAAATGTCTACCCATCACATATGCACCTGCTTCCTGAGAAATAGTATCTCTTGACAGTTCCATCATCATCTAGGTCAATGGCTTAGCAccaaatatatacaaacttGCACTAGATGAACTAGCCTGTAACTAGAAATATTTCAAACGTTTAATGAAtttgtggttttgttttgtaaccTTAAGAATAATTCCCTTATTATAGAATTCTGACAGTTTCGtctatattttttcaaaacaCTAACACAGAAATATACCACCTTATGACTTATATTTGTCAGAAGTAAAACTATTTTGGCTTAGAAAGACCTCTTCAATTACCTTAATTTGCTTgtcgttttgttttgtagccttaaaaataattcccATATTATAAAATTCTAACAGTTCCGTCTATATTTTTTCGAAACACTAGCACAGAAAAGTACCCGGACCTTGTGACTTATATTTAGAAGTAAAACTATTTTCGCTTAGAAAGGTCTCTTCAATTACCTTAATTTGACTTGTTTGATGTGTTATCAAgtttaagtttttgaaaccccAATTCACTTTCTCTAGCATGATCCTACTAGATACATGCTAGATAAATAGGATGGAAAAGAAACCTCAAGGTCGAAACAAAAATCTTGCCAATGGTAATCATTGCCAAAGCTTACcatacgcaaaataaccatctaatcaagaaaaagagatgtAAGGATTACATATAATATACTTGTATACAAAACCAGAACACATGTGTCATTGCTCATATCTTGTTTGCTTAATTTCAACTTTCTGACCTATTTTACCAACACAGTTGGTGAAATCAGTAAAAATTTATAGGATATGCAATGGACCTAGaaatttattattaaattGTACAAGTTACTATAAGCAAAAGTGGACATAGGGGACTATCTGAAACACTGTCATAGTTGAGATGGACATTAATCAAATCACAAGTTTAGTATAGAGATTGGTTTCAAACTTCC
Coding sequences:
- the LOC101298185 gene encoding probable acyl-activating enzyme 6-like; this encodes MDQLKPSTANLCRQTPLDFLERAAIVYGDCPSIIYSSTTTFTWSQTHRRCLQLASSISTVVDKSQVVSVVAPNTPAMYELQFAVPMSGAILNNINTRFDPHAVSVILQHSQSKLVFVDSLSLTLVLHALSLFPSHIPTPPLVLINDLHSTSSSVSAVDLVVDTYDNMVAKGDPGFVWVRPASEWDPMVLNYTSGTTSAPKGVVHCHRALFLVSLVSIIDWSVPKNCVYLWTLPMFHANGWCFPWAMAAVGGTNICLRKFDGPVIYDLIQKHRVTHMCAAPVVLNMLVNHPRPDPLPNPVCILTGGAPPPSSVLLRAESLGFVVSHGYGLTETAGVVVSCAWKPEWGKFPVTEKARLKARQGVGTVGTTEVDVVDPDSGLSVKRNGSDIGEIVIRGGCVMLGYLKDPETTSRALKRNGWFYTGDVGVMHPDGYLEIKDRSKDVIISGGENLSSVEVESVLYTHAAVNEAAVVARPDEFWGETPCAFVSLKGDVSPRPTEKEIIEYCRGKLPSFMVPKTVVFKEELPKTSTGKIQKSVLREIAKSIGSSSASTMISRL